The Haloplanus sp. CK5-1 genome segment TCGAGACGCCGGCCCACCAACTCGCGCTGTTCGAGGAGGCCGACGCCTTCGTCATCGCGCGGGGCGGCCCGAACGTCTCCGAACAGGGCGACGTGAGTCCCGAGACCAACGCCGCCTACCGGCGGGCGATGCGGCCCGTCCTCGACGAACGTCTGGAAAAGCGGTGGTGTCTCACCCAGTTCCCCTCCTCGGGCCACGCCCAACTGGCGGGGATGAGCACCGAGGCCTACGAGAACTTCGTCTGGGACGCGGTGACGCTCGACTGGGAGGCCCAACGCGAGCACCAAGCCCGGATGGTCGAGATCCTCGACGGGGCCAACGAGGTTCGGATCCGGAGCGGCGACGAGACGGACGTCACCATGTCGGTGGCGGGCAATCCGACGCTCAACGACTACGGCGAACACAACCTCCCTGGCGGCGAGGTGTTCACCGCGCCGGTCAAGGAATCCGTCGAGGGATACGTCCACTTCGACCTCCCGCTCTACCGAAAGGGCAAGGAGATAGAGGACGCACGCCTCCGGTTCGAGGACGGCCGCGTCGTCGGCCACAGTGCCGAGCGCAACGAGGACGTCCTCACGGGGATCCTGGACACCGACGAGGGCGCGCGCTACCTGGGCGAACTCGGCATCGGGATGAACCGCTCGATCGATCAGTTCACGTACAACATGCTGTTCGACGAGAAGATGGGCGATACGGTCCACATGGCGGTCGGCAACGCCTACGCCGACACGGTGGGAGAAGAGAACGAACGCAACGAGAGCGCCGAACACGTCGACATGATCGTCGATATGGGCGAGGACTCGGTCATCGAGGTCGACGGCGAGGTCGTCCAGCGAAACGGCACGTTCGTCTTCGAGGACGGCTTCGAGTAGCGGGGGGCCACTAATCGAGCGGGGAGCCCCCCCGACGCGCCACCTGCCCGCCCACGTGCTACCGCCCGTCCGACCGTGACGCGACGACGGCCGACCAGGTGGCACTCGACAGCGTATTCTCAGGATGTGGAATATTGTGACAGTTTGAAATACCCGCTAAGCGAAGCCCGGATATGGCAACGAGTGAGAGCGGTTCGACGGAGGGTGGCTCGACGGCCGGCGAGGATTTCTCACAGGGAATCGTCGATGGCAAGCAACTCCCGGAAGACCAGCTCTGGAACGTTCTCACGGACAACCTCCGGCAGATAATGGAGTCGACCGGTGCGGCGATGCGGATTCTCGATATGGAGTTCAACGTCGTCGTCGAGAACAAGCAGATGAAGGAACTCGGTGGCGTCGACGCCGAGGAGAGCGAACTGGTCAAATGCTACGACCAGTTTTGCAACCCCGAAGTCTGTGGGACGGGCAACTGCACGCTGAAACAGATCGTCGACGAGGGGCGAGAAGAGATTCGTGTCCAGGTCGAAAAGGAGAGTTACGACGGGCGTGTCGTCCCGACGGAACTCGTCGTTCGACCGATTCGCGACCGGGAGGGCGACGTGGTCGCTATCAGCGAGACGTTCCGCGATATATCCGACCGGAAGGAAGCGACACGGAGTATCAAATCCGCGGTCGACGAACTGAAACAGTCGGCCGAACAGGTCGCAGAGAATTCACAGACGATTAGCTCCCAGGCGACCGACCAGTTGGAGTCGGTCACGGAGGTCTCGGAGGAAGTGTCGTCGCTCAGTGCGACCGTCGAGGAGATCGCCGCCACCGCCGACGATGTCAAGTCCATTAGTGAACGGGCACGCGAGGAGGCCGAGGCCGGTGAGGAAGACGTCGACGAGACGATCGAGATTATGACAGACATCGAGAGGGCGGCCGCGGACGTGACCGACGACATCCGCGAACTCAACGAGAGCATCCAGCAGATAGACGAACTCGTCGACGTCATCAACGACATCGCCGATCAGACGAACCTACTCGCACTGAACGCCTCCATCGAGGCGGCTCGGGCCGGCGAGGCGGGCTCTGGATTCGCCGTCGTTGCAGACGAGGTCAAGTCACTAGCAGAGGAGTCCCAGAATCGAGCCACCGAAATCGAGGAAATCGTCGGCGAGATCCGCGAGGACACCGCGGATACCGTCGAGAGTCTCGAAGGGACCAACGACGTCGTCCAGGAGGGAGCAGAGAAAGTACGCAGTTCCGGCGAGACGTTCAAGAACATCGCCGAAGTGGTCGAAGACGTCTCAGACGGCGTCACAGAGGTGGCAGACGCCACCGACGACCAGGCCGCAAGTACCGAGCAGATAGCGAGCATAGTCGACCGGACCGCGGAGGACTTCGAACGGGTCGCCGACGAGGCCGAGTCCATCGCGGCAGCGAACGAAGAGCAAACGACGAAGATACGAGAGATCAGTAACGAGATCGACGAGATGAACGCACTCGACGTCCAGAGCGAACTCTGACCGGTGTCGCACGCAGCCGACGCCAACCGCGTCGGCAAACGATCCGGGAGAGCCGAACTCGTCTCGACGATCGGCGAGTCCATCTTTCGACCACGACGATCGCGTTACCTCACGGTGATCCCGGTACCGAGGTAGGGACAGTCCGTTGGGCAGTCCTCACGCGTACCGACTATGACCGCGCGTTGTTCGGTCCCGACCCTTCGTTCGTGGTTTGGGTGTCGGCAATTCCGCGAGGTCGTTCGCACTCGAATGATCGCAGGAAACTCGCCAACACGCCAGACACCGGCCCCAGTCCTGCAGTTTCAACAGAGCAGTGTTTTTCAGGTCCCGCCGCGGAGACGGAGGTATGCCCACGACGGCGGCGAAAAACCGGTGGTTCGTCGCGGCGTCGGCGATGCTGATCCACCTCTCTATCGGGTCGGTGTACGCCTACAGCGTGTATCAGCGACCACTCCAGGAGACACAGGGGTGGAGCATCGCCGACGTGACGCTGGGGTTCACCCTCGCCATCGTCACGCTCGGCCTGTCGGCGGCGTTTCTCGGCCGGTACGTGGAGCGGTACGGACCACGCGTCGCGGGGACGGCCGCGGCCGTCGGCCGTCCTGTTCGCCGGCGGAACGATACTCGCGGGCGTCGCCGTCTCCCGGGGGAGCCACACGGTTCGTGTTGACCTACGGTGTCGTCGCCGGTACGGGGCTCGGATTGGGGTACATCAGCCCCATCTCGACGCTCGTGAAGTGGTTCCCCGACCGACGGGGGCTGGCGACCGGCCTAGCCGTGATGGGGTTCGGCGCCGGCGCGCTGGTGAGCGGCCCCGTGGCGAACGCCCTGATCGAGGCGACGAGCATCCCGACGACGCTGTACCTCCTCGGGACGGCCTACTTCGTCGCGATGGCAGCCGGGGCGAGTTATCTCGCACCGCCGCCGGAGGGGTGGGTTCCAGCCGGCGTCGACCCGGACGACGTCGTGGAGGCGGACAGCCACGGCGTCGTCGTCGCGACGGACCTCGAACAGTTGAGCGCCCGGGAAGCGCTCCGGACGCCACAGTTCTACCTGGTCTGGGTCGTCGTCTTCATCAACGTCTCGGCGGGGATCATGCTCCTGTCGGTGGCATCGAACATGACACAGGCGATCACGGGAGCGAGTGCGGCCGTCGCCGCCACGGTCGTCGGCCTCATCGGGGTGTTCAACGGGGCGGGACGGATCGTCTGGTCCAGCCTCTCCGATTACCTGGGTCGAACGACGACATACGGCGTGTTCTTCGCCGTCCAGATCGTCGGCTTCCTGGCACTGCCCACCGTCACCACCGTCCCGGCGTTCGCGGCGGTGTTGTTCGTCATCGTCTCTGCTACGGCGGCGGGTTCGCCTGTCTCCCGGCGTATCTCGCGGACCTGTTCGGGACCGATGAACTCGGCGCGATCCACGGCTACACGCTCACCGCGTGGTCGGTGGCCGGAGTCGCCGGCCCGACGCTCGTGGCGCGGGTCGTCGAACTGACCGGCAGCTACGCGCTCGCCTTCTACGTCGTCGCGGGCGTCCTCACGGTCGGCCTCGCCTGTGTCGGGGTGCTCCGCTGGCGGGTGGCCGTCGTCCGCCGGGCGCGACTCCGGGGGACGCCACATGGCGTCCACCGCTGACCCGCGGGGGGTGTTCACTCCCAGTCGACTTGGAGTTCGAACTGCTTGTTCTCGACGACGGCGTTCAGGACGACGCTGGTGTTGGACTCACGGATGTCGGCGTCGGTCAGCAGCGTCTTGATCTGTTCGTTCATGCCGTCCGTGTCGCGGAACTTGCCGACGGCGATGACGTCGTAGTCACCCGTGACCTCGTAGACGCTGACCATCTGCTTTTGATCGCGCAGGCTCTCGGTGATCCCGGGCAGGGCGCTTCCCTCGACTTTCAACTGGAGGATAGCCGTCACGTCGTAGCCGAGCGCGTCGTAGTTCACGCGGGGCGTGTACCCCTCGATGACACCTTCGTCTTCCAGGTCACGGAGGTGATTCGAGACGGTGGTGACGGAGACGTCGAGTTCTTCGGCGAGGCTCCGCAGGCTGGCACGACCGTCGCCCAGGAGCGCGTTGATCAGCTTCGCGTCTAGATTTTCGTACGTCATGGCAGTTACCGACGTCCCGGGGGGTATAGAAGTTTACGAATATCCAATTACGAGAGATCGTAAGAGGAAATTGCAGCCAACAAAAAAAGCTTAATACTGGGAGTATAGAGTAACCCTGTCCAGAACATGACGGACGAAACTACGGCGACAGACGGCGGTTTAACGGCCGAAGAACAGGGCGTGATCGACGAGATCGACGAGGAGAACGTCGACTTCCTCCGGCTCCAGTTCACCGATATCCTCGGTACGGTCAAGAACGTCTCGGTCCCGGCGAGCCAGGCGGAGAAGGCGTTTACCGAGGGGATCTACTTCGACGGCTCTTCGATCGACGGGTTCGTTCGCATCCAGGAGTCGGACATGCGCCTCGATCCCGACCCGGAGACGTTCGCCGTGCTCCCGTGGCGGAACGGGGATTCGGGTGGCGGTGCGGCGGCCCGGCTCATCTGTGACGTGATCGACACCTCGACCGGCGAACCCTTCTCGGGCGATCCGCGTGGCGTCCTCAAGAGTGCCATCGAACGTGCCGAGGAGATGGGCTACCACGTGAACATGGCCCCCGAACCGGAGTTCTTCCTGTTCGAGGAGGACGAGGACGGCCGCGCGACGACGAAGACGAACGACGCCGGGGGTTACTTCGACCTCGCACCCAAGGACCTCGCGTCCGACGTGCGCCGTGACATCATCTACGGCCTAGAGAGCATGGGCTTCGACATCGAGGCCTCCCACCACGAGGTCGCACAGGGGCAACACGAGATCAACTTCACGTACGACGACGCGCTGTCGACGGCCGACAACGTCGCTACCTTCCGCGCGGTCGTTCGTGCCATCGCGGCCGAACACGACCTCCACGCGACGTTCATGCCCAAGCCCATCGCCCGGATCAACGGCTCGGGGATGCACACCCACATGTCGCTGTTCACCGAGGACGGCGAGAACGCCTTCCACGACGAGGACGACGAGTTCAACCTGAGCGACACGGCCAAAAGCTACCTCGCTGGCGTCCTCGAACACGCCCCGGCGATCACGGCCATCGCCGACCCGACCGTCAACAGCTACAAACGGTTGGTGCCGGGCTACGAAGCCCCCGTCTACGTCGCCTGGTCCGACCGCAACCGCTCGGCGCTCATCCGCAAGCCGGCCGCCCGCGTCCCGGCCGCCTCACGGATCGAGCTCCGGTCGCCCGACCCGTCGTGTAATCCCTACCTCGCCTTCGCGGCCATGATCCACGCCGGTCTCGACGGCATCGAGAACGACCTCGACTGCCCGGACCCGGTCCGCGAGAACATCTACGAGTTCGACGAGGCCAAACGCGAGGAGTACGGCATCACGACGCTGCCTTCGAACCTCGGCGAGGCCGTCGACGCCCTCGAAGCCAACGAGACGATCAAGACTGCGCTCGGCGAACACGTCACCGAGAAGTTCATCGAGGCCAAGTCCCAGGAGTTCGGCGAGTACATCGTCGAGGTTTCGGACTGGGAACTCGACCGCTACCTCGAGAAGTTCTAGCGGCGACTACCCGCGGAGGTTCGGTTTTTTCACCGCGTGTCGGACCGAAGAGCCACGCGGACGGGGCGCGGCGTCAGTCGGTGATGTTGTCGGTCGTTTCGCGCAGCGTCACGAACGTGCCGTGTTCCTCCGCGTCTTCGCCGGTGAAGTTGTCACCGTTCGGCAGGTCCCCGTTTTCGTCGACCTCGGGACCGTCGTAGAGGTCCAGATCCATCGCCTCCAGCGTCGCGGTGTACTTCCCGAAGCCGTTGAGATACAGGAACTCGTCGTCGAGGGAGGCGACCGCTCCCTGATCCTGATCGGTCAGGGTAGAAGTCGTTCGGGAGATCGACGACCCATCGCCGGGATAGATGGACAGCCGCAGTGCCAACACGTCGCCGTCGCCGTCGGCGTCCGACACCCCGTACTTGATCGACTGTGTCTGGCCGGAGGAGCCGAGATCCCACGTGTCGACGCTGAACCGGTCCTCGGCGGCGGGCAGGCTGATCGATACCGTCCGGGTCTTGTCGTTCGACTTGCCGCCGGTGTCGGTGACCGTCACCGTCACGTCGACGTCGCCCTCCGACTGGAAGGGGTACTCGAGCCTCGCGGAGTCGTCGCCGACGACCTGACCGTCGACCTGCCACTCGTAGGTCAGTTGCGACGCCGAGTCCTCCGGATCGAAGGCATCGGCTTCGAACACGTAGACCGACCCCGACGAGCTGATGACGTCGATAGCCTGAACCTTTGGTCCCACGTTCCCGGACTGACCGCCGTCGCCGTCTTCGCTCCCGTACAGCGCCGGGTTGAGTTCTCGGAGTATCTCGTTGAGTCGCTCTTGGGCCTCCTCGGGTATCGTGAAGTCCCGCTCGGACGCGTCGACGAAGTCCTGCAGGGTGATCCCGCTCATTATGCCCCTCCTGCGGGCGGACGGCCCGCGAGCGACGTGCGGTCGGACGCCGATTCGGTCGGAGTCGGTGTCGGTAGAATCATCGCTGTCGGACCGTGGTGACGGCCGGAGTACCGATTGTATTCATGTCATCGAACCCATACAACGAGTGATTGAAACGCCCGGGATTCGGGGTTCTGTCGGCCGATTTCGTCGCGCTACCCCGACAGCCCGGGGATCGCGAGCACCAGTGCGACGGTCCCCCCGGCGAGGCCGCCCGCGACCGGGAGGGTGACGCCGCCATCGAGGACGAGGAGAGCGACGACGACGACGCCCGGGAGGAGGGCGACCGAGGCGACGAGGCGGCGCGTCGATCCAGCGGCGGCGACGACGCGATCACCGGCGACCCGCCAACCGATCCAGCCACCGGCAGTCGCGGCCGCGGCGACGACGGTGTCGGTGACCACCGCGGCGGCGAGCGCCACGAGGCCGACGACGGCGGCGAGGGCGAAGGTCCGACCGGTCTCGGCGGCGGTCACGCTCGCGGGCGAGTAGCCGGGGCCGGCCCGGAGGCCGGCGGCGACGTAGCCGAGGCCGACGGCGACGCCGACGACCACGTCGACGAGGTAGTGGACGCCGATGACGACCCGCGAGGCGGCGACGACGACGATCAGGGCGGCGGCGGCCGCCGAGAGCCGGCGGTCGTCGAAGAGGGCGGCGAGTCCGCCGTAGACGACCGTCGCACCGAGGGCGTGGCCGCTGGGGAAGCCGTAGCCGTCCGTCCCCGCTCCGGGCGGCCGCGGGAGCGCGAAGGCGTATTTGAGCGCGAGCGTCGCCGCGAACCCGCCGAGCGCGAGTGCGAGCGCCGTCGCCATCCGGGTCGAGGAGACGCCGAGGTGGTCGGCGAGCAGGTAGCCGGCGGCGACGACGAGGAGGAGCGTTACGGGGTCGCCGAGGCGCGTGAGGAGGTCGAACAGGTCGACGACCGCCTCCGGAAACGTCTCGACGACCGCCATCTCGCCGACGTCGCGGTCCGCGAGCGTGGTGTCGGCGCGCATACCACCGGCTTCGTCGGGAGAGGTATATATGTCCGGGCTTCCGCGATCAGCGCCGGAAGCGCCGAACGGCCTCGACGGCCCGCGCGGGTTTGCCGAGCAGCGAGAGCCCGAACCCGAAGAGGACGAACAGGACGTAGAGCCCGAGCGTCGAGAGGAAGATGACGATCATGGCGACGACCGCGAGGAGGTCCGAGAGGAGGTAGAACGCACCGAGCGTCATGGCGGTGCCGTAGAGGAGCACGAGATACGGCCCCCAGCCACGGGCGTGGCCACGCCGCATCCGACGCCGGACGTACCGCTTCAGTTCCGCTTCGAGCTCCGGCCGGTCGACCGTGCGCTCCTCGATATCGGACTCGAAGGCGTCGAGGTCGGCACGCACTGCGTCGACCCGATCGGCGAGGTCCTCGATGTCCGGTGCGGGGGACGGGTCCGTATTCGCGTCTCGCGTGTCGTCTCCGGTCATTGCCGTCGTTGCGGTGACTCGGGCCGGCGGATGTTGTACCTGCCGGTCCGGGCCGCCGATCCGTCCGGCGAGGACGGCGTTGATCGTCGCACCCAGGAGGAGCACCAGTCCCGCGAGGTAGAACCACGTCACGAGAAGGAGGACCGCACCGAGGACGCCGTACAGTGCCAGTTGCCCGCTGGTCGCCGTGACGGCTGCGTAGATCGCGAATCCGGTGGCGAGGAGGGTCCAGCCGGTAGCGCCGACGAGCGTTCCGGGGAGCGCCTCGCGGACCGAGAGGTCCACCGACGGAGTGAGGTAGTACACCGGGAAGAGGACGACGGCGAGGACGGCCCCGAACACCACGGGGCCGAGGAAAGCAACGGTCGAGGTCCCGAAGACGGTGATCGCAGCGACGAGACC includes the following:
- a CDS encoding methyl-accepting chemotaxis protein gives rise to the protein MATSESGSTEGGSTAGEDFSQGIVDGKQLPEDQLWNVLTDNLRQIMESTGAAMRILDMEFNVVVENKQMKELGGVDAEESELVKCYDQFCNPEVCGTGNCTLKQIVDEGREEIRVQVEKESYDGRVVPTELVVRPIRDREGDVVAISETFRDISDRKEATRSIKSAVDELKQSAEQVAENSQTISSQATDQLESVTEVSEEVSSLSATVEEIAATADDVKSISERAREEAEAGEEDVDETIEIMTDIERAAADVTDDIRELNESIQQIDELVDVINDIADQTNLLALNASIEAARAGEAGSGFAVVADEVKSLAEESQNRATEIEEIVGEIREDTADTVESLEGTNDVVQEGAEKVRSSGETFKNIAEVVEDVSDGVTEVADATDDQAASTEQIASIVDRTAEDFERVADEAESIAAANEEQTTKIREISNEIDEMNALDVQSEL
- a CDS encoding aminopeptidase — translated: MDPRIRTHAETIVDHSTSIESGDDVVISMPAVAEDLAVALHELLGDRGANPVYLHNSERASRAFLRASDDDFETPAHQLALFEEADAFVIARGGPNVSEQGDVSPETNAAYRRAMRPVLDERLEKRWCLTQFPSSGHAQLAGMSTEAYENFVWDAVTLDWEAQREHQARMVEILDGANEVRIRSGDETDVTMSVAGNPTLNDYGEHNLPGGEVFTAPVKESVEGYVHFDLPLYRKGKEIEDARLRFEDGRVVGHSAERNEDVLTGILDTDEGARYLGELGIGMNRSIDQFTYNMLFDEKMGDTVHMAVGNAYADTVGEENERNESAEHVDMIVDMGEDSVIEVDGEVVQRNGTFVFEDGFE
- a CDS encoding MFS transporter, whose amino-acid sequence is MLTYGVVAGTGLGLGYISPISTLVKWFPDRRGLATGLAVMGFGAGALVSGPVANALIEATSIPTTLYLLGTAYFVAMAAGASYLAPPPEGWVPAGVDPDDVVEADSHGVVVATDLEQLSAREALRTPQFYLVWVVVFINVSAGIMLLSVASNMTQAITGASAAVAATVVGLIGVFNGAGRIVWSSLSDYLGRTTTYGVFFAVQIVGFLALPTVTTVPAFAAVLFVIVSATAAGSPVSRRISRTCSGPMNSARSTATRSPRGRWPESPARRSWRGSSN
- the lrp gene encoding HTH-type transcriptional regulator Lrp, translating into MTYENLDAKLINALLGDGRASLRSLAEELDVSVTTVSNHLRDLEDEGVIEGYTPRVNYDALGYDVTAILQLKVEGSALPGITESLRDQKQMVSVYEVTGDYDVIAVGKFRDTDGMNEQIKTLLTDADIRESNTSVVLNAVVENKQFELQVDWE
- the glnA gene encoding type I glutamate--ammonia ligase codes for the protein MTDETTATDGGLTAEEQGVIDEIDEENVDFLRLQFTDILGTVKNVSVPASQAEKAFTEGIYFDGSSIDGFVRIQESDMRLDPDPETFAVLPWRNGDSGGGAAARLICDVIDTSTGEPFSGDPRGVLKSAIERAEEMGYHVNMAPEPEFFLFEEDEDGRATTKTNDAGGYFDLAPKDLASDVRRDIIYGLESMGFDIEASHHEVAQGQHEINFTYDDALSTADNVATFRAVVRAIAAEHDLHATFMPKPIARINGSGMHTHMSLFTEDGENAFHDEDDEFNLSDTAKSYLAGVLEHAPAITAIADPTVNSYKRLVPGYEAPVYVAWSDRNRSALIRKPAARVPAASRIELRSPDPSCNPYLAFAAMIHAGLDGIENDLDCPDPVRENIYEFDEAKREEYGITTLPSNLGEAVDALEANETIKTALGEHVTEKFIEAKSQEFGEYIVEVSDWELDRYLEKF
- a CDS encoding phosphatase PAP2 family protein gives rise to the protein MRADTTLADRDVGEMAVVETFPEAVVDLFDLLTRLGDPVTLLLVVAAGYLLADHLGVSSTRMATALALALGGFAATLALKYAFALPRPPGAGTDGYGFPSGHALGATVVYGGLAALFDDRRLSAAAAALIVVVAASRVVIGVHYLVDVVVGVAVGLGYVAAGLRAGPGYSPASVTAAETGRTFALAAVVGLVALAAAVVTDTVVAAAATAGGWIGWRVAGDRVVAAAGSTRRLVASVALLPGVVVVALLVLDGGVTLPVAGGLAGGTVALVLAIPGLSG
- a CDS encoding YihY/virulence factor BrkB family protein; this encodes MSTRLSGGLSVARTVAREVQDRDATLLAASIAYYAFVSVLPSLVLASVIATALGGPALRTAIIDLAGQYLLPVGRTLVADALANTAGQGSITAVGFLLLTWSSLKLFRGVDTAFARVYGTDPRGFLGGVRAGGTVLIAVGVGALGGLGLVAAITVFGTSTVAFLGPVVFGAVLAVVLFPVYYLTPSVDLSVREALPGTLVGATGWTLLATGFAIYAAVTATSGQLALYGVLGAVLLLVTWFYLAGLVLLLGATINAVLAGRIGGPDRQVQHPPARVTATTAMTGDDTRDANTDPSPAPDIEDLADRVDAVRADLDAFESDIEERTVDRPELEAELKRYVRRRMRRGHARGWGPYLVLLYGTAMTLGAFYLLSDLLAVVAMIVIFLSTLGLYVLFVLFGFGLSLLGKPARAVEAVRRFRR